The proteins below come from a single Actinomycetes bacterium genomic window:
- a CDS encoding CPBP family intramembrane glutamic endopeptidase — translation MRRPGGPVPLVLTLGVLGASNVLSNRLLPGAAVLVGVVTAAACLALARSDGASWADLGLGPGTFRRGLRWAATAALVVAGVYTLGVALPFTREAFLDRRADLPTSTLLYHALVRVPLGTVLVEEVGFRGALLAMGLRRWGHRTGVLVSSGLFGLWHLLPASGVRLANPAVAELFGGGSVASGFWTALAVVGAAFAGIVLCELRLRSGSLLAPMGLHWATNGLAYLAADLARGITARAG, via the coding sequence ATGCGACGACCGGGCGGACCGGTCCCCCTGGTCCTCACCCTTGGGGTGCTCGGGGCGTCCAACGTGCTGAGCAACCGGCTGCTGCCGGGCGCCGCCGTGCTCGTCGGCGTCGTCACCGCGGCCGCCTGTCTGGCCCTGGCCCGGTCGGACGGCGCGAGCTGGGCCGACCTCGGCCTGGGGCCGGGCACCTTCCGTCGCGGGCTGCGCTGGGCTGCGACCGCCGCGCTGGTCGTCGCCGGCGTGTACACGCTGGGGGTCGCCCTGCCCTTCACCCGAGAGGCCTTCCTCGACCGTCGCGCCGACCTGCCCACAAGCACCCTGCTGTACCACGCGCTGGTGCGCGTTCCGCTGGGGACGGTCCTGGTCGAGGAGGTCGGCTTCCGCGGTGCGCTGCTGGCGATGGGGCTGCGCCGCTGGGGCCACCGCACCGGCGTCCTCGTGTCCTCGGGCCTGTTCGGGCTGTGGCACCTGCTGCCGGCGTCCGGCGTCCGGCTCGCGAACCCGGCTGTCGCCGAGTTGTTCGGCGGCGGGTCCGTCGCCTCGGGGTTCTGGACGGCGTTGGCGGTGGTCGGGGCCGCCTTCGCGGGCATCGTGCTGTGCGAGCTGCGGCTGCGCAGCGGCAGCCTGCTGGCCCCCATGGGTCTACACTGGGCGACGAACGGGCTGGCCTACCTCGCCGCCGACCTCGCGCGCGGGATCACTGCGCGGGCAGGTTGA
- a CDS encoding ATP-binding protein → MIEDLDLLASVESGRPTLRRAACDLAEIAAGTLDVKDAQLRTSELVVFRDLDGAMVDVDPDRMHQVVGNLLDNVIRYCTPGDQVRVRTSTVDGRALLTVEDTGPGIPNADLPHVQWRLYRGQNATSVVGSGIGLTVVRELVEAHNGSVEVGPGMDGRGTRVQVNLPAQ, encoded by the coding sequence GTGATCGAGGACCTCGACCTGCTCGCGTCGGTGGAGTCCGGGCGGCCGACTTTGCGACGCGCCGCCTGCGACCTGGCCGAGATCGCGGCCGGCACGCTGGACGTGAAGGACGCGCAGCTGCGCACCTCGGAGCTTGTCGTGTTCCGGGACCTCGACGGCGCCATGGTCGACGTCGACCCGGACCGGATGCACCAGGTGGTCGGCAACCTGCTCGACAACGTGATCCGCTACTGCACCCCCGGCGACCAGGTGAGGGTCCGGACGTCGACAGTGGACGGCCGGGCGCTGCTGACCGTCGAGGACACCGGCCCGGGCATCCCGAACGCGGACCTGCCGCACGTGCAGTGGCGGCTCTACCGCGGCCAGAACGCGACCTCCGTCGTCGGCTCGGGCATCGGGCTGACCGTCGTCCGTGAGCTCGTCGAGGCGCACAACGGTTCGGTCGAGGTGGGCCCCGGGATGGACGGCCGAGGCACCCGGGTCCAGGTCAACCTGCCCGCGCAGTGA
- a CDS encoding alpha/beta fold hydrolase: MRFPGGLALVSALLLATGCSTGSVTQSATPSAAEHFAGTAADGVPGLTSDLFLPTTRSGSVPVVVLVPGGGWTSADRSGLRPLAEALAASGSAVVSTTYRTASQDAFFPVPVEDVVCAVDDAVARVIAAGVTTGPVVVVGHSAGAQLAALAALVGDRYQTGCPRPARSIDAFVGLAGPYDVALLPDVAVALFGVPPSKDPQAWRDGNPLSWVSERPQLPVLLLHGDLDTTVPLFFSRAFATALEDGGHPVTLTEVAGADHQSIYRPERAAAPIAAFVRTLR; the protein is encoded by the coding sequence GTGCGGTTCCCTGGCGGACTCGCCCTGGTTTCGGCGCTGCTTCTCGCCACTGGTTGCTCGACGGGCTCGGTGACGCAGTCCGCGACCCCCTCGGCCGCGGAGCACTTCGCCGGCACCGCGGCCGACGGCGTTCCGGGGCTGACCTCCGACCTGTTCCTGCCGACGACCCGTTCCGGGTCGGTGCCGGTCGTCGTGCTGGTCCCGGGCGGCGGCTGGACATCGGCGGACCGTTCCGGGCTGCGGCCGCTCGCCGAGGCGCTCGCCGCGTCCGGCTCGGCGGTGGTCTCCACCACCTATCGGACGGCGTCGCAGGACGCCTTCTTCCCGGTCCCCGTCGAGGACGTCGTGTGCGCGGTGGACGACGCGGTCGCCAGGGTGATCGCCGCCGGTGTCACAACCGGACCGGTGGTGGTGGTCGGGCACTCGGCGGGCGCCCAGCTCGCGGCGCTGGCCGCACTCGTCGGTGACCGGTACCAGACCGGCTGCCCACGACCGGCCCGGTCGATCGACGCGTTCGTCGGGCTGGCCGGGCCCTACGACGTGGCGCTGCTCCCGGACGTGGCCGTCGCGCTGTTCGGCGTCCCGCCGTCCAAGGACCCACAGGCGTGGCGCGACGGAAACCCGCTCAGCTGGGTGAGCGAGCGACCCCAGCTGCCGGTGCTGCTGCTGCACGGGGACCTCGACACCACGGTCCCGCTGTTCTTCTCACGCGCCTTCGCTACCGCACTGGAGGACGGCGGCCACCCGGTGACGCTCACCGAGGTGGCGGGGGCCGACCACCAGTCGATCTACCGGCCCGAGCGGGCCGCCGCGCCGATCGCGGCCTTCGTCCGCACCCTGCGCTGA